Genomic DNA from Desulfosoma caldarium:
CGTACAGGGCTGGAGCCAAGTCGGCTATTTCCTCAAAAATCTCCCGGGGACCGCTGTAGTCCATGGGGTAGCCCATGGCTTGGGCCAGAAGACAGAGGATTCGCCAATCAGGAAGACTTTCGCCCACAGGTTCCACGGCGGGTCGAATCCGCTGACATCGGCGTTCCGTATTGGTCACGGTGCCTTCCTTTTCGGCACACGAGGCGGCAGCGAAGACCACGTCGGCCACCTGCGCCGTTTCAGATAGAAAGATATCCTGAACCACTAGAAACTCCAGGCGCTTCATGGCAGAGCGCAGGTGATTCCAGTCAGGATCGCTAAGGCGCGGGTTTTCCCCGATCACGTACAGCGCCTTCAGTCTTCCATCCGCCATAGCCTGCGCCATCTCCGTGATGGTCATACCGGGCTGTGCAGGAATGGGCACGCCCCAGGCGCGCGCGAATCTGTGGCGCACTTCCGCATCGGTGACCGGCTGATAACCCGGCAACACATTAGGCAAACCACCCATATCACATGCACCCTGCACATTGTTCTGTCCCCTCAGAGGATTAACGCCGCCGCCCCGGACACCAACGTTGCCACATAGCAAGGCCAGATTGCACACGGCCTTGACGTTGTCGACCCCGGTGCTGTGCTGCGTGATTCCCATGGCGTACACGATGGAAGCGGGCTTGTTCAGCGCGTAAAGCCTGGCCATCTTTTCCAGGACACCCGCTTGCACTCCCGTGATCGCTTCCACTCTCTCAGGAGTGTAGGCAAGCACCGAGCGGGAAAATTCTTCAAATCCTTCGGTTCTGTTTTGAATGTAAGCTGTATCGTGCCAGCCGTTGCGCACGATGTGATACATCATCCCGTTTAGCAAGGCCACGTCTGTGCCCAACCGATGCTGCACCGCCACGTCAGCGTACAGGCCCAGGTGAATCCGTCTCGGGTCGGCCACCATCACCACCGCCCCTTTTTCTCGAGCGCGCCAGATTCGTGTGGCGATCACAGGATGGCATTCTGTCGTGTTAGATCCGATCACGAAAAGACACGCACTGTCCTCCATATCGGCGATCGAATTGGTCATGGCTCCACTTCCAAACGCGGCGGCAAGACCTACCACCGTGGAGGAATGTCAAAGCCTGGCACAATGATCAATGTTGTTGGTGCCCAAGACCGCGCGAGCAAACTTTTGCGCCAGAAAGTTTTCTTCATTGGTCATCTTGGCGGACACAAGCACACCAATGGCTTCAGGTCCGTGCTTTTCCTTAATCTCCGAGAGTCGATGCGCCGCAACGTGCAGCGCCTGTGGCCAACTGGCCTTATGCAAACGCCCCAAAGTTCGCACGAGAGGCGCTTTGAGCCTCAGCGGGTGGTGCACGAAAGCATGAGCATTCCATCCCTTGATGCACAGTTTTCCGTCACTGACCACGTGGCCTTTCAAAGGCAGCACGCCCAGGATGCGGCCGTTCATGACCTTGTAAAGCACACCGCACCCTACGCCGCAATAAGGACACACGGACGGCACGCACTGGTAATCCATGGCTATTCCTCCACGTCTTGAGAAAGGCAATCCGGCGGCGTTGCCCTTTCTTCATGTTCCCGACGCCAAAGCCTCCCGCTCTGCGTCGCTCAGTGGCCCCCAGATCAGTGGAATGGCGTCTTGACCCGGCACATATCCGTAAAGATCTCGAACTAACACGCCGACTTTTTGGTACAACGTTCGCAAAGGAATATCGGCCGGACATGCCTCTTCACATAACCCACAATCAACACATCGACCCGCCATGTGGACGGCACGGACAAGATGAAACAAAGGTACCTCGACGGGCAGACTCCCCGTCTTGATCAAGTCCTCGTCCTGAAGGGTGCATTCGCGACAGACGCACACTGGACAAATGTCCCGACATCCATAACACTTAATACATTTTTCAAACTCGTACATCCACCTGGAAAATCTTTCTTCAGCACTCATGGAATCCACAACACTAAAGCTCTTCCCCTTAGGAATACCTTCTCCCGGAACTCGTGATAGATCTTCGCCTCGATCAAGACCGGAACAGATAACCTGGGTCTGCATGGGAGACGCACAGCAGGGGGTGCGCAACAACTCAATCCTTTCTTGATCAATGGCGCGCAGAGCATGCAATACGGTTGTGGCTCTTTCCGTACACTGGCGGGCAAGAATCCCGATCCGCAGGTGGGGATCTTCTTGAAGAATCTCTCGGGCAATTTTTTCCAAGGGATAACGATACGGTCCTTCGCGAAAGTCATCAAGATCATCCAGAGCCTTCTTGCTGAAAACCCAAGGGATGGCCAGTCCATCTACCGCCTTGTAGCCCACAAACAGGTCCACAAGACCGTCTTCAAGCCACTGTCTAATGGTCTCACGCATGGTAGCCTCCTGTACCCTCCCCCAGTTGCGAGTGACCGGGACCTATCTCTGGCGCCACGCCCGGTGGAAAGCGCCGGGCTGTGAGAACAACCTGGGGCATGTGCTCTATAGCCTTGCGCCTCGTCTTCATCGGGACAGGACCCAAAACCCTGATCTGCTCGGTGAACTCCCGAACCACTTGAGCAAACTTTGAAGCTTCGGCGGAGGAAATCCACTCGAGCCGCAAACGGCCTTCTAAACCCACGAAGCCAATCAGCTCTTGCAAGAACCGGATTCGCTTCAGAGCCTGATGATTACCAACCTGGTAATGGCAATCACCGATGTGTCAGCCTCCCACCAAAATCCCATCTGCACCGCTTTGAAAAGCACGCAAGATGTGGTGCAGGGAAACGGAAGCCGAACACATGACACGAATGGGACGAAGGTGCGCCGGATACCTTAGACGACTCACTCCGGCCAGGTCCGCAGCCCCATAAGCGCACCAGTTGCATAAAAAGGCCAAAATCTTTGGGCGATATGTCCCTTCTGCCATGTTTTCCTCCCCGCTTCGAGTCCTTCATGTGTGGGACATCTGAGGCTCAAACTGCCAGAACGGCTTGGATTTGGGCGTAAATTTGCCGATGCGTAAATCCCTGCAGGGCCGGGGCCTCGGCCGGACAAGCGGCTCCGCAGGCGCCGCACCCCTTGCAAAGCGCCTCAAGAACACGGGCCGTTCCGGTGGCCTCGTCGCGCTGGATGGCTCCAAAAGGACAAATCTCAACACACACACCGCATCCTGTGCAACGCGTGGCATCTATTTCACTGATGATACCGCCTAGCGTAACCTTGTCGCGTCGGAGAATCCCGATGGCCTTGGCGGAGGCGGCCAGAGCGTGAGCGACACTTTCGTCCAACGGCTTGGGGTAATGAGCTGTGCCGCAGAGGAACATCCCGTCATTAAAAAAGTCAACGGGCCGAAGTTTCGGGTGCGCTTCCAGAAACCAGCCGTCTCGATCCAGGGGAAGCTTATAGAGACGAGCCAGATTCGCGTTGTCTTGGGGCATCGACGCTGCGGCTAAGCAGAGTAAATCTGTTTTCCACGCGACGGGTCGTTGGAGTATCGGGTCATGGATGCGAACGATCAGTCCGTCGCCATCCTTTTGAAGCTGTGGTTTGTTGCTGGGATCGTATCGAAAGAAAAGAACGCCAACTCGGCGCGCGTGCTGGTAAAGCTTTTCCCACGGTCCATACGTTCTCATATCTCGGTAGAGCACGGCAATCGTTACATCCGGATTGATTGCCTTAAGTTCCAAGGCGTTCCGAATGCTATGCCCACAGCAGACCCTGGAGCAATAAGGGCGCTCTTCATCGCGGGATCCCACGCACTGAATAAAAGTCACAGTGGAAAGACGACTCAGTGTGGCATCGCGCCTATTCAGCCACTCATCCAATTCCACATTCGTTATCACCGCCGGATGCTCGCCATACAGGTACTCAGTCGGCTTCCTTTCTCGGGCCCCGGTGGCGATCAGAATCACACCGTGATCGATGGTCTGAAGGGAGCCGTTTTCTTGAATGGTTGTTCGAAAGTTGCCCACGAACCCTTCGGCATCAACGATGGTGGCATTGCAGTGCAGCTGAATTTTCGGGTTGGCAAGAACCTCCTTGGTAAGTTGCTCCACAAAAGAACGAACCGGCTCTCCACGCCATGTCTTGTAAAGTCGAGCCGCCATCCCGCCCGGCTCGTTTTCTTTTTCCACTAAGTGCACCGTATAACCATGCGCTGCCACGTTCAATGCGGCCGTCATCCCGGCGACACCGGCCCCAACGACCAAAGCGGACGGCGTGACCGGCAACGAAATCTCCTGCAATGGGCTCAGCAACGCCGCCTTGGCCACCGCCATACGCACCATATCCATTGCCTTTTCTGTGGCTTGTTCTTTCTCTTCACTGTGCACCCATGAGTCTAGATTCCGAATGTTGGCCATCTCCAACAGGTACTTGTTGAGTCCTGCTTGGGTTAAAGTTTCTTGAAACAGCGCCTCGTGGGTTCGAGGAGAACACGCCGCCACGACGAGGCGGTTCAGCCCTTTGTCTTGAATCACCTGTACGACACGGTCTTGAGTGTCCCGGGAGCACGTAAAGAGGTTGTCTTCCACGTGGACGACGTGCGGTAGACGCCACGCCAGTTCAACCACCCGGCCCACATCCACCACACCACCGATGTTGATGCCGCAATGGCATACAAAGACGCCGATGCGAGGAGGTTCTCCGTAGACGTCGCGTTGAGCTGGAATTTCCTTTTCCTTGACCAGCGTGCCGCGCACCGCTCCCAAAAGCCTTCCCGCGGCCGCCGCCGCCGCACTGGCCTCCATGACCGATTGGGGTATGTCTTTGGGGCCTTGAAAAGCCCCGCACACAAAGACACCGGGTCGGGAACCGGCCACGGGGTCAAAGGAAGAGTGTTCGGCGAAAAGATCCTCGTTGAGTTGAACGTTCAGCCGGTCGGCCAAAGTCTTGGCGTGCGCGGGCGTCTGCAGCCCCACGGACAACACCACCAGATCAAAGACTTCTGAGACCACTCGGCCGTCTTCCGTGACGTAACGGACTTCCACGTCCCCGCCACTGCCAGGCACTTCTTCCAAGCTGTGGACACGAGAGCGAATGAAGCGCACCCCGTGCTCTTCCATAGCTCGGTTGTAGTACCTCTCAAAGTCTTTGCCGTGCGTGCGCATGTCCATGTAAAAAATGGCCGCCTCCAGATCTTTGCCCACATGCTCCTTGGCAATGACCGCTTCCTTGATGGCGTACATGCAGCAGACGGCCGAACAGTACGCATGGTCGCAGTGGTGAATGTCTCGGGATCCAACGCACTGCAGCCACGCGATCTTTTTGGGTTCCTTGTGGTCCGACGGCCTCACCACATGGCCCATGGTGGGACCCGAGGCCGAAAGAAGCCGCTCGAATTCCATGGCCGTCATCACGTTGGCCAGCCGCTTATAGCCGTAGGTGTCATAGACGCTGGGATCAAACGGTTCAAAACCGGGCGCCAAAATCACCGCCCCCACCTGAAGCTCTCGAACCCTTTCTTGGTCCTCATGCACCACGGCGTTGGCCAAACAGGCGTCCACGCAGCGGTAACATTCCGAACAAACGCCGCAGTTCAGGCACCTTTGCGCTTCGCGGCGCACCTGCTCTTCGCTGAAACCCAACTGCACTTCGTTGAAATTGCCCCGCCGCTCCTCGGGACTCAGCCGGGGCATGCGCTCTCGAGGCATGCGATCGTAGCCTTCCGTCGGCACATCCTGCACCGCTTCCCAGCGCTTTTCGCGCCCCTTCTTCAAATCCTCACCGCGCAAAAACCGATCAATGGAAATGGCCGCCTCTTTCCCCGCCGCAATGGCTTCAATGACCGTGCGCGGCCCCGTCACCGCATCGCCTCCGGCAAAAATGTCCGGATCGTCCGACTGCAAGGTCACCGGATCCACCTTGAGGGTTCGCCAGTCACTGAGCGAGCAGGCACATTCCGGCGTCAGACACGCCCAGTCCGTCTCCTGGCCGATGGCCGCAATCACCGCATCCACTTCCAGAATAAAGTTGGATCCCGGAATCGCTACAGGTCGGCGCCTTCCGCTGGCATCCGGTTCTCCAAGGGCCATCTTGACGCATTCGATGCCCTTGACCTTGCCGTTTTCCCCAAGGATCCGCACGGGATTGGTCAGGGTGAGAATCTCGATGCCTTCCTCGCGGCACTCCTCGATCTCTTCCTCATTGGCCGGCATCTCCGCTACGCTTCGTCGATAAACAATAAAGGGCTTCGTGGATCCCGTGCGCAGAGCCGTGCGCACACAGTCCATGGCCACGTTGCCGCCACCCACAACCGCCACGCGGTCGCCCAAATAGATGCGTTCCCCCAGGTTCACGTCCCGCAGGAACCGCACGCCCGGAATCACCCCTTCCAGATCCTCACCCTCGATGCCCAGCTTCTTGCACTCATGCGCTCCAATGCCGATAAAAAACGCCTTGTAGCCCTGCTCACGCAGCTGCCCGATGGTGATATCCTTGCCGATCTCCACGCCGGTTTTAAATTCCACCCCCATCTCGCGAATGACCTGGATTTCCGCTTCAACGATCTCCCGAGGCAGCCGGTAGGACGGAATGCCCACCGTCAGCATGCCCCCGAGAACCGGCAGCTTTTCAAACACCGTCACCCCATAGCCTTCCTGAGCCAGGTAATAGGCGCAGGTCAACCCCGCAGGGCCTGATCCAATAATGGCCACCTTTTCGTCCCGCTTCACCTTAATGTCCGGCACAAACCGGGTTTCGGCTTTGAGATCCAAATCGGCGATGTAGCGCTTGATAAAATCAATGGCCACCGGCTCATCCACCGTGCCTCGCCGACACGCCGTCTCACAAGGATGGTGGCACACCCGGCCGCAAATGGCCGGAAGCGGATTGTCCTTCTTGATGAGTTCCAAAGCCTCGCGATACCGGCCCTGGGCCGCCAGAGCCACGTAGCCCTGAACCGAAATGTGCGCCGGACAGGTGGCTTTGCACGGAGACGTTCCGCGCTTTTCAATAGCAAAAGCCCCAGGTACCGCTTGAGCGTACCGGCGGTACGCCGCCCGCCGCTCGCTCAAACCCATGTCATACTCGTTCTTCAAGCCCACAGGACACACCCGAGCGCATTCCCCGCAGCCCGTGCATTTGTCCATATCAATGAAACGCGGCTTCTGCCGTATTTTCACCCGAAAATTCCCGGGCTCCCCCTCCAGGGCTTCCACTTCACTCAACGTCAAAATTTCAATATTCAAATGCCGGCCGACCTCGACCAGTTTGGGCGAGATGATTCACATGGCGCAATCGTTGGTGGGAAAGGTCTTGTCCAACTGGGCCATCACACCCCCAATGGACGCCTCCTTTTCCACTAAATACACGTAATAACCCATTTCCGCCAAATCCAGCGCTGATTGCATGCCCGCAATTCCACCGCCTACCACCAGGACCGATCCAGCCGGTGATTTCACGCAAGCACTGTGTCCATTCATGGTTTGGACTCCTTGTCGTGCCGGACTTACCAAAGCCCCATTTCCAAACGGCTGTGAAGGAAGAGCAGCTGCTTTTGAGTGAGTTCTCCGATGTGCTCGTTGATCCACGCAAGATCGCCTGAAAAAATGGCCGCCTTGGCCTCCGGGCTCAGCTTGTACTCACTCAAAGCCTCTGGTCCCTTTTCCATGAGTTGCCTCCAGAACGTTTTGTCATCCGCCGCCCGGTTCAAAACGCGCATGACTTCTCTGCGCTCGATAAGCTCGCTTTCACGATCCGCCTCAGGTTGAGCAAGCCCCTTGGTCAATGCTTCCAAGCGTTCCTTCAACGCTTCACTGATAGACTTTTTGAACTCCTCCTCACTAAAGGGCTTCGGCAAATAATCCCGCGCCCCGATTTTCATGGCCTCCACCGCCGATTCCAAAGAAGAATATCCTGTGATGACAACAACTTCTGTTTGTGGACGGCGTCCTTTGACTTGCCGAATCACGTCGAGCCCGTTCATGTCCGGCAGCTTGAGGTCCGCCACCAACAGGTCAAAAGGCTTTTGCGCGATCTTTTCTAGGGCGCTCCTGCCCGTGACGGCGCAATCCACTTCGTAGCCTTCTTCCGACAATACCATCTCCAAACCTTTGGCCACGTGGAGCTCATCCTCCATCAAAAGAATGTGCGGTGTGGCCTTGTTCATCGTTTGCACCCTTTCTGCCACCGCGCTCATCGTTGCTCCTCCCTGCTCGACCTTTTCTCGGCTCTTCCGGCTGTGGACCTTTCGACCATGTCCTCAACTCCCCATCGTCCCCCGGACGACACCCCATTCGAAAACGGTGGGCGCCGAATCCGTCCACAGCCGACATCCGTGTCTTTGATGCCCATGTGAAGTAACGGCCCATAGCCCGCACGCAAAGGAGCCCTTAAGGCCGCTTTTCAACACACGTGTGGCAAAATTCATGCACGATGCGTCAAGGCCCTCGCAGGGCGCCAAGATATTGGGTAGCTGTGGAAATTCCGTCGGTTACGGGTGCACCCCTTTCCTTTACCATAGGCACACCAAGTCCGAGGTGTCTTAAAACCCATACGGCCCACACCGGACCATGACAGGATTCCTTAGAAAAGCTTAAGCTCAGATGTGTATAGAAAACTATACGGTGGAATGCTGAGGCGTGCCTGCAGGGATACGGTAGCGCTTCATGAGAGCGGAGAAGTTGGATCGTTGCATGCCCACGGCTTGTGCAGCCTTGGTGATGTTACCGCCATGATCTTGCAAGGCTCGAAGAAGAAAAAGCCTTTCCACGCGCTCATAGTGTTCACGAAGAACGGTTTTCTTAAAACTTTTCATTTCCGCCCAGGTTGAAGGAACGCCATCCGATGTCCGAAGACGCCGGGTCTCGAGGGCATCCAGGAGCGTCTCCAGATCCACCGAAGGTTTATCATCGGAGATGATAACCAGCCTTTCTACAGCATTTTTGAGTTGGCGCACATTGCCCGGCCATGGATGCTTCACCAGGGCTTCCAGCGCATCCTCGGTAAAGCCCTCAATCCGTTTCGACATTTTTCGACAGAAATAGTGTAGAAAATGATAGGCTAGTCGAGGAATATCGTCTTGACGTTCACGAAGTGGTGGAAGGAAAATAGGAAAGACATTGATACGATAATACAAATCCTCGCGAAATTGTCCTTGAGTGGTCAAGGATCGAAGATCTTTATTGGTCGCGGAAATGACGCGCGCCTCTGTCGTTTTAAATTCCGATGCGCCCACAGGCTTGTATTCACGGGATTCCAAAACTCGCAGAAGCTTTCCTTGAATTTCCAGATTCAGGTTGGCAATATCATCAAGGAAGAGTGTTCCCTTGCTTGCAATCTGAAAGATTCCGGCTTTGTCTTGCGTGGCGCCGGTGAACGCTCCTTTGACGTGACCGAACAGTTCGCTTTCCAGTAGTGTTGG
This window encodes:
- the fdhF gene encoding formate dehydrogenase subunit alpha, translated to MDYQCVPSVCPYCGVGCGVLYKVMNGRILGVLPLKGHVVSDGKLCIKGWNAHAFVHHPLRLKAPLVRTLGRLHKASWPQALHVAAHRLSEIKEKHGPEAIGVLVSAKMTNEENFLAQKFARAVLGTNNIDHCARLUHSSTVVGLAAAFGSGAMTNSIADMEDSACLFVIGSNTTECHPVIATRIWRAREKGAVVMVADPRRIHLGLYADVAVQHRLGTDVALLNGMMYHIVRNGWHDTAYIQNRTEGFEEFSRSVLAYTPERVEAITGVQAGVLEKMARLYALNKPASIVYAMGITQHSTGVDNVKAVCNLALLCGNVGVRGGGVNPLRGQNNVQGACDMGGLPNVLPGYQPVTDAEVRHRFARAWGVPIPAQPGMTITEMAQAMADGRLKALYVIGENPRLSDPDWNHLRSAMKRLEFLVVQDIFLSETAQVADVVFAAASCAEKEGTVTNTERRCQRIRPAVEPVGESLPDWRILCLLAQAMGYPMDYSGPREIFEEIADLAPALYGGMRYERLGIDGLQWPCPTLDHPGTPFLHRHRFSRGLGQFHVVEHQDPMEQPSPEMPFYVTTGRMFAHYHTGTMTRITPSLDAEQKDGYVEMHPEDAQHMGIRDGELIRVSSRRGQVEAPARLTRRVSRGMVFVPIHFGESPANVVTSAEAYDPVAKIPEFKVSAVSISKVLH
- a CDS encoding 4Fe-4S binding protein, with the translated sequence MRETIRQWLEDGLVDLFVGYKAVDGLAIPWVFSKKALDDLDDFREGPYRYPLEKIAREILQEDPHLRIGILARQCTERATTVLHALRAIDQERIELLRTPCCASPMQTQVICSGLDRGEDLSRVPGEGIPKGKSFSVVDSMSAEERFSRWMYEFEKCIKCYGCRDICPVCVCRECTLQDEDLIKTGSLPVEVPLFHLVRAVHMAGRCVDCGLCEEACPADIPLRTLYQKVGVLVRDLYGYVPGQDAIPLIWGPLSDAEREALASGT
- a CDS encoding FAD-dependent oxidoreductase, producing the protein MTAMEFERLLSASGPTMGHVVRPSDHKEPKKIAWLQCVGSRDIHHCDHAYCSAVCCMYAIKEAVIAKEHVGKDLEAAIFYMDMRTHGKDFERYYNRAMEEHGVRFIRSRVHSLEEVPGSGGDVEVRYVTEDGRVVSEVFDLVVLSVGLQTPAHAKTLADRLNVQLNEDLFAEHSSFDPVAGSRPGVFVCGAFQGPKDIPQSVMEASAAAAAAGRLLGAVRGTLVKEKEIPAQRDVYGEPPRIGVFVCHCGINIGGVVDVGRVVELAWRLPHVVHVEDNLFTCSRDTQDRVVQVIQDKGLNRLVVAACSPRTHEALFQETLTQAGLNKYLLEMANIRNLDSWVHSEEKEQATEKAMDMVRMAVAKAALLSPLQEISLPVTPSALVVGAGVAGMTAALNVAAHGYTVHLVEKENEPGGMAARLYKTWRGEPVRSFVEQLTKEVLANPKIQLHCNATIVDAEGFVGNFRTTIQENGSLQTIDHGVILIATGARERKPTEYLYGEHPAVITNVELDEWLNRRDATLSRLSTVTFIQCVGSRDEERPYCSRVCCGHSIRNALELKAINPDVTIAVLYRDMRTYGPWEKLYQHARRVGVLFFRYDPSNKPQLQKDGDGLIVRIHDPILQRPVAWKTDLLCLAAASMPQDNANLARLYKLPLDRDGWFLEAHPKLRPVDFFNDGMFLCGTAHYPKPLDESVAHALAASAKAIGILRRDKVTLGGIISEIDATRCTGCGVCVEICPFGAIQRDEATGTARVLEALCKGCGACGAACPAEAPALQGFTHRQIYAQIQAVLAV
- a CDS encoding response regulator, with the translated sequence MSAVAERVQTMNKATPHILLMEDELHVAKGLEMVLSEEGYEVDCAVTGRSALEKIAQKPFDLLVADLKLPDMNGLDVIRQVKGRRPQTEVVVITGYSSLESAVEAMKIGARDYLPKPFSEEEFKKSISEALKERLEALTKGLAQPEADRESELIERREVMRVLNRAADDKTFWRQLMEKGPEALSEYKLSPEAKAAIFSGDLAWINEHIGELTQKQLLFLHSRLEMGLW
- a CDS encoding sigma-54-dependent transcriptional regulator, whose product is MAMSMTTSFRARILIIDDEKKFALACRTVLEEDGHHVRTCMRGCEGLELLRREDFDVVLLDLRLGDMDGMRILEESKSINHKAYIIIMTAFSTVPNAVKAMKMGAFDYLTKPFTDDQLMLAVARAVEKKKLVEENARLREELVDRYGFSNIVGENPKMLEVFKQIERVAPTDSSVLIYGEHGTGKELVARAIHAHSRRALEKFVAIDGSALSPTLLESELFGHVKGAFTGATQDKAGIFQIASKGTLFLDDIANLNLEIQGKLLRVLESREYKPVGASEFKTTEARVISATNKDLRSLTTQGQFREDLYYRINVFPIFLPPLRERQDDIPRLAYHFLHYFCRKMSKRIEGFTEDALEALVKHPWPGNVRQLKNAVERLVIISDDKPSVDLETLLDALETRRLRTSDGVPSTWAEMKSFKKTVLREHYERVERLFLLRALQDHGGNITKAAQAVGMQRSNFSALMKRYRIPAGTPQHSTV